The following DNA comes from Simkania negevensis Z.
GTGCTGTTGACAGTAGAGAGTTTGAGAGCGTGAAAAAGCTCATTGAAAAAGGTGCTCTGATCAACGCAGAGAATTTTCATGGACTCACTCCTTTAGTTTTAGCTGTGAAAAAAGGAAAACCCGAAGTCGTAAACTATCTTTTAGAGAAGGGGGCAGCGGTTGATTTTGTCGATCAAGATGGAAAAAATCTCTTGCATTATGCCCTTTATGATGGATGGGATTGTGAAATTGCCGAAAAGCTTTTTTCTCTCGGCGTCAAAGCTAACCGTTCGGACATGCTCCCTCAGGCGGCGTGTCTTGGCAGTCGACTCATCGTCAGCCACATGCTTGATCAGGGAGTTGATATCAACTCAGAAAATCAGTGGGAAGAGACCGCTCTAATGAATTGCTTTCGATTCGGAGAGATGCGTGAAGAGCTCGCCGATTATCTTCTTGAAAAAGGAGCAGACCCGTTTGCGCATAAATGGGATGGCGATGCGCCTATTTTAAAGATCATTGATTTTCGCAGTATGCACCTCTTGCAAAAGTGTCTTTCGAAAGGGGTGGATTTAAACTGTAAAAGATTGAAAATTTCCCCCCTTTATCGAGCAGCTGAAATCGATTGGCTCGAAGGTGTCAAACTTCTTTTAGAGCAGGGCGCTAATGTCAATTTGCAAAACTCTTCTGATGGCTGGTCGAAGGGCGGGCGGACACCTCTGCATGCTGCCGCAGAAAACGGAAATCTGGAGATGGTCAAACTCCTGAGAGGACATGGCGCAGACCTTTTTCCTCCAGATGTCAAAACCCCCTTTGCCCTTGCAGCAGAATGCAATCACAAAAGTGTGCTTCTATATTTCATTTCTGAAGGTTTTTTAAGTCCGTAATCAATGAGTTTTAAATTTCTCATACCAAAATGCGATTTTGTTAATTTGGTATGAAATGGGTTTCATGAGGAATCTGATGGTCTTTGAGAAGGTGGGCGAGTGATCTGAGCCCATGGCTTTCTGCGAGCTCAAGAGGCGCGACTCCTTCTGCATCGGGAATGGTCCAATCTGCTCCATTGTTTATTAAGTGTATTGCAATCCCTTCTAAGCGGTAGCGTATGACGTGAATCAAGTAAGTATCCCCATTTTTTGCTTTCGCATCAATCTTGGCTCCTGCGTCGAGGAGTAGATCGATGATTTGGATGTAGGCGTTTTCTATTTCGGGATAGTGAGCCGTTTCAGGATGGCTTCTAGCAAAATGGAGAGGAGGGAATCCATTGGATTTACGGTTGGGATTCGCTTTTGCTTCAAGCAATAATTGCGTGGCTTCTACATTTCCGTTTTTGATGGCTGCAGTGAGAGGTGTCAGTGGGAGGAGGTCTTGGAAGTTTTCAGGAAATTTTGGCTTGGAACGGGGTTCCCAATCAGGGCGAAGAGAAAGAGAGAGAAGGTAGCATAAGACTTCTGTTTGATTGTAGCGGGCAGCAATGTATAGCAAGGAAAAGCATCTGAAGCGCATCACCTGTTTGAGATTGGCGCTATGGGAGGTAAGTTTTTTCAGCATTTCGAGGTTTCCATTGTAAACAGCAGGCGCTAGGGCAGAGTGAAAAAAACCAGTTGGGTGATCTTTTGCTCCATGTACAATGAGTTGATCAAATGCAGTTTCATTTTGAAATTTAACAGCTATGAAAAGGGGAGAGAACATGAGCACTTTAGCTAAGTTACAATCGGCACCATACTCGAGAAGAAGATTCATGATTTCATAGTGGTGGTTTTGGATAGCAGCATGAAGGGGAGCAAGGCCGTGATGCGTTGTGATGTTTGGTTTTGCACCTTGATTCAGGAGGAATTCTACACAGGCTGTGTGTCCTGCTTGGGCAGCACAGTAGAGAGGAGTGAGTGTGAAAGTGGGGTCGATGTCATTGATTTGTCCCCCATGTTCCACTTCCTTTTTTAAGAGTTCAAGGTTGCCAAGGTAAGCTGCTTGGTGAAGTGGAGGAAGGGTGGAAGAGGTGAAAGGGGGGTAGTTTTCCAGACCATACAGAATACGAATCTCATCTTCTAGTCCGATGTAACCGGCAATGGCTCCTTGCACTGCGTAGCAGTTCATCATTTTAAGCTCTTCTTCTTTTTTGGGATCTAGCGAAGCGAAAAGAAGGTGTGCAGCTTCGATCTGAGAGAAATCAAATGCGCGCCTAATGCAACGGCCATAATAATGGGAAAGGTCTGCTCCTGCTCGGAGCAAGGCTTGTATGGCATGACAGTTGTTTCGAACTGCAGCAAACTCTAAGGGAGTGCAATCCAATTGCAACTCGTTAGGATCTGCCCCATGCTCGAGTAAGTCAATGAGGATTTCGGGCTTTTGGTTGCGGATGGCGCATATGATTGGGGTGTCTTCTTCTCCATTAGGTGGGAGGTGAAGATCGACTCCGTGCTCGACTAAAATTTTAACTTTTTCTCTTTGATTATTGAGAATAGCGTTTCGCAAAGCGCCATATTCGTCTTTGATGTCGATATATTTTGTTAAAAAAAGCAACAGCATGACGCTGCCAAAAGCGACTGCTAGGTGGAAAACACTTCGATTTTTAACATCTTGATGTTTAAGATTCGCACCCGCCTTTGTCAAAGCTTCGGTGATTTCTAAGTCATCATGCTCTACAGCAATTGATAGAGGTGTTTTCCCTTCAGAGTTTTCAACGTCAACTGTTGCGCCGGCTTGAAGCAAAACCTCTACGATCAAAGGAGCTCGTAAAAGACAAGCAAGATGTAGAGCTGTATCTCCATTTTTGGTTTGGGAGTTGAGATCTGAGGGGAGGAGGGTTTTGACTACTTCTAAATCTAACATCGCGACAGCTTGCATCAATGGGGTGAAAGAGGGATCTTGTTTCCAAAGATCAAGTAAGTTGAGGTGAATGGTGAGCTCGTGCTGATCAGTGAGCCATTCAAAATTTTCGGTAAAACGTCTCCTTTCCCAATGAAAATAAAAATGGAGGGCAAGGAAAAGGTCTCGTGAGAGGGGAGGAAATTCGTAGAGGGCTTGAAAGAGACATTCTTCAAATGCGATACGAAAGCTCAAATCGGCAAACAACCCTTCTTTAACAAACCTTTTGAAGACTTTGAGAGCCTGGTCTTGAGGAGAGTTAAGAAGTTCTAAGACTTTTACTTGTGCCTTTTCATCTAAAAGGGGGAAGCAGACATCTTCACGAAGAGAAGATTCTTCACCACTTAAAGCCTCTTCATAAGCCTGCCGAAGTTTAGCAAACCCTTCAGGATCATCTTCGGGATTTGTCAGCTTTAATGCTTGTGCATAAGCTTGTCGGATCCGCTTTTTGTCAGTAGTCGGCTCAATGTTTAGAATAGTCCAGATATTCATAGAGTGCTTGCTTGATTTCTTCGATAGTATGTGGATTTTGAGTATTTAATGCCGCGTTAAATTCATCGATCATAGAGGCGAGCTCCTGTCGAGTTTCTCCTCTATGAAACTCAAACAAAGACTCCAGTTTTGCCATAATTGCCCGATTTTCGGGAAGATCGCGAGGGTGAATTTTTAAACTTGTAAGTTTTCTTAGGCTATTTTGGACCTCTTCATCTGATAAGTGGTGGTCTTGGTTTTGAATCAAAATCTTTTTTTTGTCGCCTGTACTATTGACTGTTGCTTCCACCTCTAAAAGGCCATTGATGTCGTAGCTAAAACGGACATCAACCGATTCTTGGCTTGCAGATGCTGGAGGAACAAGAATCTCAAATTCCCCAATTTTAATATTATCAGAGAGTTTATAGCTTTCGCCTTGATAGACATCGATACACATACGTGTTTGTTGATCTAGAGTTGTCCAAAAAGTCGAAACCCGGCTGGTAGGAATAGTTGTGTTGCGTTCGATGATCGGGCAAAAACTGTAAGTCTGATACTGCGTTTTGTAAATACTCGTCCCTAGTGAAAAGGGGCAGATGTCAGTGATGACAACATCGCGAAGTTCTTCATGCCGCTCTTTAAGGGCCGCTTGTACACCGGCTCCTAAAGCAACAGCTTCATCGGGGTGAACAGCTGTTTGTGGAAACAGCCCCAGCATTTTTGCGATGGCAGATTGAATCAAAGGCATTCGTGTTGCTCCTCCAACGAGGATCACCGCATCTAATTCGTGAGGGCGAATACGTGCATCGCTCAGCGCTTGCTCAAGCGGTGCTTGAAGTCGATCAAAAAGTGGGGAAGCGAGCTTTTGAAATTGGCTGCGGGTGAATGGAAAAACAACCTCTTGCTCATCAAGAGTTATTTGAAATGTCGTTTCCTC
Coding sequences within:
- a CDS encoding ankyrin repeat domain-containing protein encodes the protein MNIWTILNIEPTTDKKRIRQAYAQALKLTNPEDDPEGFAKLRQAYEEALSGEESSLREDVCFPLLDEKAQVKVLELLNSPQDQALKVFKRFVKEGLFADLSFRIAFEECLFQALYEFPPLSRDLFLALHFYFHWERRRFTENFEWLTDQHELTIHLNLLDLWKQDPSFTPLMQAVAMLDLEVVKTLLPSDLNSQTKNGDTALHLACLLRAPLIVEVLLQAGATVDVENSEGKTPLSIAVEHDDLEITEALTKAGANLKHQDVKNRSVFHLAVAFGSVMLLLFLTKYIDIKDEYGALRNAILNNQREKVKILVEHGVDLHLPPNGEEDTPIICAIRNQKPEILIDLLEHGADPNELQLDCTPLEFAAVRNNCHAIQALLRAGADLSHYYGRCIRRAFDFSQIEAAHLLFASLDPKKEEELKMMNCYAVQGAIAGYIGLEDEIRILYGLENYPPFTSSTLPPLHQAAYLGNLELLKKEVEHGGQINDIDPTFTLTPLYCAAQAGHTACVEFLLNQGAKPNITTHHGLAPLHAAIQNHHYEIMNLLLEYGADCNLAKVLMFSPLFIAVKFQNETAFDQLIVHGAKDHPTGFFHSALAPAVYNGNLEMLKKLTSHSANLKQVMRFRCFSLLYIAARYNQTEVLCYLLSLSLRPDWEPRSKPKFPENFQDLLPLTPLTAAIKNGNVEATQLLLEAKANPNRKSNGFPPLHFARSHPETAHYPEIENAYIQIIDLLLDAGAKIDAKAKNGDTYLIHVIRYRLEGIAIHLINNGADWTIPDAEGVAPLELAESHGLRSLAHLLKDHQIPHETHFIPN
- a CDS encoding Hsp70 family protein, with product MIGIDLGTTHSLISVWKDQKPILIPNQYGKMLTPSVVALDEEGHLLVGDSALKKVHALRNFKRYMGTAKKFLLGNESFLPEELSAMVLKSLIRDAEAFLGTKVTEAVITVPAYFNNAQRKATHLAGKLAGVQVERLINEPTAAALAYGLHKRDLETKFLVFDLGGGTFDVSIVELFSGVIEVCSSAGDNYLGGEDFSQLIAEFMKGQLWKRFQIDLIELPQEVQQSFYEQTHIVKHALSSHEETTFQITLDEQEVVFPFTRSQFQKLASPLFDRLQAPLEQALSDARIRPHELDAVILVGGATRMPLIQSAIAKMLGLFPQTAVHPDEAVALGAGVQAALKERHEELRDVVITDICPFSLGTSIYKTQYQTYSFCPIIERNTTIPTSRVSTFWTTLDQQTRMCIDVYQGESYKLSDNIKIGEFEILVPPASASQESVDVRFSYDINGLLEVEATVNSTGDKKKILIQNQDHHLSDEEVQNSLRKLTSLKIHPRDLPENRAIMAKLESLFEFHRGETRQELASMIDEFNAALNTQNPHTIEEIKQALYEYLDYSKH